In Acinonyx jubatus isolate Ajub_Pintada_27869175 chromosome B3, VMU_Ajub_asm_v1.0, whole genome shotgun sequence, a genomic segment contains:
- the ACOT6 gene encoding acyl-coenzyme A thioesterase 6, with protein MAATVTLEPAGRCAWDEPMRITVRGLSPGQPVTLRASLRDEKGALFRARARYQADAGGLLDLARAPALGGSFTGLEPMGLLWALEPEKPLVRLVKRDVQTPFAVELEVLEGHEPDAGRLLGLAVLERDFLRPGMRRVSVRAGRVRGTLFLPPGAGAFPGIIDLFGSGGGLCEYRASLLAGHGFAVLALAYFKFEDLPEYLDDVHLEYFEEAIDFMLQHPKVKGPGVGLLGFSKGGDLCLSMASFLKGITATVLINSCVANTISPLHYKDMFIPSLGSDPGKLVVTESGGLIFLDVWDNPLEELNYQSIIPLERAQGPFLFLVGLDDHNWKSEFYACIASERLQAHGKDRPQIIYYPGTGHCIEPPYFPLCRASVHTVLGQAILHGGEPKAQSRAQVDAWQEIQTFFHKHLNGKKSVPSSKM; from the exons ATGGCGGCTACGGTGACGCTGGAGCCCGCGGGCCGCTGCGCGTGGGACGAGCCCATGCGCATCACCGTGCGCGGCCTCTCCCCGGGACAGCCCGTCACGCTGCGCGCGTCCCTGCGCGACGAGAAGGGCGCGCTCTTCCGGGCCCGCGCGCGGTATCAAGCGGACGCCGGCGGCCTCCTGGACCTGGCGCGCGCGCCCGCGCTGGGCGGCAGCttcacggggctcgagcccatgggGCTGCTCTGGGCCCTGGAGCCCGAGAAGCCCTTGGTGCGGCTGGTGAAGCGGGACGTGCAGACGCCCTTCGCGGTGGAGCTGGAGGTGCTCGAGGGCCACGAGCCCGACGCCGGGCGGCTCCTGGGCCTGGCGGTGCTGGAGCGCGACTTCCTGCGGCCGGGGATGCGGCGGGTGTCGGTGCGCGCGGGTCGGGTGCGCGGCACGCTCTTCCTGCCGCCTG GTGCAGGAGCCTTCCCTGGGATCATCGATCTGTTTGGGAGTGGTGGTGGCCTTTGTGAATACAGGGCCAGCCTCCTGGCTGGACATGGTTTTGCTGTGCTTGCTTTGGCTTATTTCAAATTTGAAGACCTCCCTGAATATTTGGATGATGTGCACCTGGAGTACTTTGAAGAAGCTATAGACTTCATGCTGCAGCATCCAAAG gTGAAAGGCCCTGGTGTTGGGCTTCTTGGCTTCTCTAAAGGAGGTGACCTGTGTCTCTCAATGGCCTCTTTCTTGAAGGGCATCACAGCCACTGTACTTATTAATTCCTGTGTGGCCAACACAATATCTCCTCTGCATTACAAGGATATGTTTATTCCCAGTCTTGGCAGTGACCCAGGGAAACTTGTAGTTACTGAGTCAGggggtttaatttttttggatGTTTGGGATAATCCACTGGAGGAACTCAACTATCAAAGTATTATTCCATTGGAAAGAGCCCAGGggccttttctgtttcttgttggCTTGGATGATCATAACTGGAAGAGTGAATTCTATGCTTGTATAGCCTCTGAACGGTTACAAGCCCATGGGAAAGACAGACCCCAGATAATCTACTACCCAGGAACTGGTCACTGTATTGAACCaccttattttcctctttgtagAGCTTCTGTGCATACAGTGTTAGGCCAAGCAATACTCCATGGAGGTGAGCCAAAGGCACAGTCAAGGGCACAGGTAGATGCCTGGCAGGAAATTCAAACTTTCTTCCATAAACATCTCAATGGTAAAAAATCTGTGCCGTCCAGCAAAATGTGA
- the DNAL1 gene encoding dynein axonemal light chain 1 isoform X1: protein MWRTVHAVLRTPGTPLLLRRSMSTSALLAQKSATLTVTPKTGLADELLDIKVEGLGPRERVTLRASAVSYRGRLFRSVAHYEADGRGGLDLARDRALGGDFTGVEPMGLLWSLTPVGSEDPCFSQMPRGVMKTPLKVEVTVHHAPQQQAVPLGPALASAQVQRWFSSPELSRARLQAGRLRGVFLLPPGDGPFPGLIDMFGDGGLNESRASLLACRGFATLALPFFGYEDLPPIMKDLNLDYFEEAAKFVQSHPKVKGPNIGVIGSGKGAELAFSMASFLPNIAAVVSINGCVSNTATALTCGRSILPGLPFNLDKISAMDSGAYDVKEALEDPLDPAYRESRIPLEKASAHFLFIVGEDDRHWKSSVYADIAVKHLTEHGKTNFTLLSYPNAGHRIDPPYSPFFSVYLDPVLGVPVLGGGQLKAHAVAQIESWKKILEFLHLHLG, encoded by the exons ATGTGGAGGACTGTCCATGCCGTGCTCCGGACCCCCGGAACCCCACTCCTGCTCCGGAGGTCAATGTCCACATCTGCCCTTCTCGCCCAGAAGTCTGCGACCTTGACCGTCACCCCCAAGACTGGGCTGGCCGACGAGCTCCTGGATATTAAAGTGGAGGGCTTAGGTCCCAGGGAGCGGGTGACCCTTCGGGCGTCGGCCGTCAGCTACCGAGGCCGCCTCTTCCGATCGGTGGCCCACTACGAGGCTGACGGCCGCGGGGGGTTGGACCTGGCCAGGGACCGGGCTCTGGGCGGCGACTTCACGGGCGTGGAGCCCATGGGGCTCCTGTGGAGCCTCACCCCGGTCGGCTCGGAGGATCCCTGCTTCAGCCAGATGCCGAGAGGCGTGATGAAAACCCCCCTCAAAGTGGAGGTGACCGTCCACCACGCGCCGCAGCAGCAGGCGGTACCGCTGGGCCCGGCGCTGGCCTCTGCCCAGGTGCAGCGCTGGTTTTCCAGCCCGGAGCTGAGCCGCGCTCGCCTGCAAGCCGGCCGCCTGCGGGGCGTCTTCTTGCTGCCCCCAG GAGATGGTCCTTTTCCTGGTTTGATTGATATGTTTGGTgatggaggattaaatgaatctCGAGCTAGTCTCCTGGCTTGTCGAGGTTTTGCTACTCTGGCTTTGCCATTTTTTGGCTATGAAGATCTACCTCCAATCATGAAAGACTTAAATTTAGATTACTTTGAAGAGGCAGCTAAATTTGTGCAAAGTCACCCAAAG GTTAAAGGTCCAAACATTGGAGTGATTGGTTCTGGCAAAGGGGCAGAGTTGGCATTTTCCATGGCTAGCTTTCTCCCAAATATAGCTGCAGTTGTGAGCATCAACGGCTGTGTCTCTAACACAGCTACTGCCCTTACATGTGGTAGATCAATCCTGCCAGGACTGCCTTTTAACCTAGACAAAATCTCTGCCATGGATTCAGGGGCTTATGATGTTAAAGAAGCGCTGGAGGACCCCTTGGATCCAGCCTACCGGGAAAGTCGTATCCCCCTTGAAAAAGCCAGTGCCCATTTCCTTTTTATAGTCGGAGAGGATGACAGGCATTGGAAGAGTTCTGTTTATGCTGACATAGCTGTGAAGCATCTCACAGAGCATGGGAAGACAAATTTTACTCTCTTAAGCTATCCTAACGCCGGCCACAGAATAGATCCCCCTTACAGCCCTTTTTTCTCTGTATACCTTGATCCCGTGTTGGGAGTGCCTGTTTTGGGAGGTGGGCAGCTAAAAGCTCATGCTGTCGCTCAGATTGAGTCTTGGAAGAAGATCTTGGAATTTTTGCACTTGCATCTAGGGTAA
- the DNAL1 gene encoding dynein axonemal light chain 1 isoform X3 → MWRTVHAVLRTPGTPLLLRRSMSTSALLAQKSATLTVTPKTGLADELLDIKVEGLGPRERVTLRASAVSYRGRLFRSVAHYEADGRGGLDLARDRALGGDFTGVEPMGLLWSLTPVGSEDPCFSQMPRGVMKTPLKVEVTVHHAPQQQAVPLGPALASAQVQRWFSSPELSRARLQAGRLRGVFLLPPGDGPFPGLIDMFGDGGLNESRASLLACRGFATLALPFFGYEDLPPIMKDLNLDYFEEAAKFVQSHPKACSNK, encoded by the exons ATGTGGAGGACTGTCCATGCCGTGCTCCGGACCCCCGGAACCCCACTCCTGCTCCGGAGGTCAATGTCCACATCTGCCCTTCTCGCCCAGAAGTCTGCGACCTTGACCGTCACCCCCAAGACTGGGCTGGCCGACGAGCTCCTGGATATTAAAGTGGAGGGCTTAGGTCCCAGGGAGCGGGTGACCCTTCGGGCGTCGGCCGTCAGCTACCGAGGCCGCCTCTTCCGATCGGTGGCCCACTACGAGGCTGACGGCCGCGGGGGGTTGGACCTGGCCAGGGACCGGGCTCTGGGCGGCGACTTCACGGGCGTGGAGCCCATGGGGCTCCTGTGGAGCCTCACCCCGGTCGGCTCGGAGGATCCCTGCTTCAGCCAGATGCCGAGAGGCGTGATGAAAACCCCCCTCAAAGTGGAGGTGACCGTCCACCACGCGCCGCAGCAGCAGGCGGTACCGCTGGGCCCGGCGCTGGCCTCTGCCCAGGTGCAGCGCTGGTTTTCCAGCCCGGAGCTGAGCCGCGCTCGCCTGCAAGCCGGCCGCCTGCGGGGCGTCTTCTTGCTGCCCCCAG GAGATGGTCCTTTTCCTGGTTTGATTGATATGTTTGGTgatggaggattaaatgaatctCGAGCTAGTCTCCTGGCTTGTCGAGGTTTTGCTACTCTGGCTTTGCCATTTTTTGGCTATGAAGATCTACCTCCAATCATGAAAGACTTAAATTTAGATTACTTTGAAGAGGCAGCTAAATTTGTGCAAAGTCACCCAAAG GCCTGCAGCAACAAGTAG